A segment of the Panacibacter ginsenosidivorans genome:
AAAAAATATAATGCTGCTCTGATAGTTTTAGTTTTTCAGCCAGGAGTGAGCTGCTGAATAGTATAACGGATGTACACGAGTGCGACGCAACGACAGATGCATAAAGTTGTACAGCGGGGTTGCCAATAAAAGAACCGTTTCTCATGAAACAGCTCTTTTAAAATGAATGTTCCTGCTTATTTAGTTACTACGACTTTTTGCATCAAACGTATATCGTTTCTCTCAATTCTTAAAGTATATATACCTGTTGTTAGTTTGTTTTCCAGATCAATATTCTTAATTACCGAACCATTTACTGCACCTAAACTTTGTTGCCAAACTTTTTCGCCAAGACTGTTATATACTATTAATGTTGTTAAAGCTTCCTTGGAAGGTAATTGGATATGAATATTGAAATTGCCTTTACTAGGGTTTGGTGAAACAAGCATTTGTACTGTGTTTGTTTTTGCCTGTAATGCATCAGTTAAACTTACTACTGCGATGTTACTTGCTGTAGTAAAGTTTGGCCCACATACCCATGCTGAAGTATCTTCTGTGCAATTACTTCTTATCTGCCATTCATATGTTGTGTTGGGTAATAAGCCGCATAATACAACATAATTGCTACCGCCTTTTACATTTCGTTTTGTGAGTTCTGTGGAACCAACTGCGCGATAACGAATCTTAAAACTGGAAACAGTTTCGGTTGGCAATGCCCATCTTAATAGTGCAGCAGTATCGGTTACTTTTTGAACTCTTAATCCGGTAAGTAAAGGGCAGGAAGTTATGCCGGGGCTATATTCCCAGAAATCATTCGTTGGCATTTCACCGATAAAATTTACACCCATGCCAATATATGCTTTTCCTTCAACAGAAAATGCAGCCGTTCCGTATCTTCCAACGCCAGGATAATCTGCTTTTTGCACCCAGGTATCAGTAATAGGATCATATTCCCAAAGAGTACTGTCTCCGACAGGATATCCCCCGGAGCCAGGCCCAACATATCCTTTGTTGTAAATAGAAAAAGCAACTGCACTTCTTTTGTTAGTTCCCACGAAATCGGCCATATGTGTCCATATGTTTGTAAAAGGATCGTATGCCCAAAAATCGTTTGTTGGCCCTTCACCATTAAAATTTACACCTGTACCAATATATCCTCTGCCACCAATAGAA
Coding sequences within it:
- a CDS encoding T9SS type A sorting domain-containing protein; its protein translation is MKEVFLTHCFFAMFAIAHAQQENSWVKKADFGGNARQDASGFSIGNKGYIGLGYDATTNYKDFWEYDPVTNIWSQKADFGGIERDGQVGFSIGSKGYIGTGQRVDVTEKYFQDFWEYDPVTNNWTQKADFGGAARRGAVGFSINNKGYIGTGITTYEYPYTFYKDFWEFDPLTNSWLRRSDFAGVERSYAAAFSIGGRGYIGTGVNFNGEGPTNDFWAYDPFTNIWTHMADFVGTNKRSAVAFSIYNKGYVGPGSGGYPVGDSTLWEYDPITDTWVQKADYPGVGRYGTAAFSVEGKAYIGMGVNFIGEMPTNDFWEYSPGITSCPLLTGLRVQKVTDTAALLRWALPTETVSSFKIRYRAVGSTELTKRNVKGGSNYVVLCGLLPNTTYEWQIRSNCTEDTSAWVCGPNFTTASNIAVVSLTDALQAKTNTVQMLVSPNPSKGNFNIHIQLPSKEALTTLIVYNSLGEKVWQQSLGAVNGSVIKNIDLENKLTTGIYTLRIERNDIRLMQKVVVTK